One Drosophila santomea strain STO CAGO 1482 chromosome X, Prin_Dsan_1.1, whole genome shotgun sequence DNA segment encodes these proteins:
- the LOC120455272 gene encoding uncharacterized protein LOC120455272 isoform X2, giving the protein MWINIANLILIIAQLCVFVTSAGEADYTLDDSFWNEESPVGEVERLLKEYRQNQELVRRIGGHYYQIIYPVQLRHHEKMGISTREVSLPKPGQRPRPHDDSGFNRGRTKKHFHRTSLLIKAFNHKFRLDLELNSQLLSPNIQQKHYHVGGYLVDGNRHDIEHCYYHGTVKDYPGASAAFHTCNGVSGVIHIGNETFVIHPFYGGDLSKHPHVIFEARTKANKGCANSGNLDSWRLSRRTKHLSAGVAGVVEEILQAGVGRNKRDVREATKYIETAIIVDKAMFDKRNGSTRAEVIHDAIQVANIADLYFRTLNTRVSVVYIETWGKNQAVIDGSKDISKAISNFNDYTSRNLFQIERDTTQLLTGETFAGGEAGMAVPETVCTPRAVGISVDVNVYEPHLLAGTMAHMIGHNIGMGHDDGREECFCRDWHGCIMAQSIVGQENVQPYKFSECSKKDYIDALRTGHGLCLLNKPNEIELRRNCGNKVVEEDEECDCGTFEECALDPCCDGITCKLKSEAQCASGACCDQCRLRPKDYICRDSNNECDLPEYCDGEIGQCPSDVFKKNGSPCGLSKTGISGYCFQGYCPTLSLQCEAIWGYGGSAADRQCYEQFNSKGSINGHCGRDANEHYIKCEPENVQCGTLQCKDGERQPVNDGIDQLYSRTIISIKGQEFECKATSGQVGSNSYPEHGLVKDGTPCGDNLICLNQTCVSLFPHVDQTKCPANSQGLECSEHGVCTNTNRCFCDMGWGGNDCSSVVLLTTALPTEALPTPENTIKMEKKETPYGTSDQNRISTLTMVIILTVIVKCVFISFATLAVCYRRKTTTLKYDPPYSKKPIAKSYGGAATAPNHHSVEEVSLDGSSKLVYANQTGFRDKGIHGRRYTTCGEDDQSHAEKGILKKHGYGLVHGEQLKDKWGDDNQSDNLELITQDGTLASTSGGAAASEVERTLKSLNGYHEDILEALRNAATHRGTGTGNTPVGSGSLSEEMLRKTLQDCNNSQLGYSAEQYKRNIGSKSSSRENICDNAAVHAIILDGSGGGLGGMGLGSSVGAGGGGSTSMSGGMPGHGGTMLHHHRSQHQLHQPSTVALQPQQLDDDDAPSTGPLRIRNLEDLIRQLEHHSSRHMSPSGSEDIRMSETEADRHYRLESSAACSESSQGSNQQIPQSQKTATIHASYSRSCRPRSDEESRFTFGGGRYRQPASSGRHAPHQSHSPHAFGHHTHHSHAHGHATHGPHSSHHSSHTHLQQEDEGIYETADHHERQVVDARLDCHETPDSESDDFIQAQQQLARWASEDVVSVVVLDQPPSGTMSDSQPYIDVGPISGAIAQQQQQQHPHQQHPHQHHGDHHQSSAAAAVSGSGSGVAAATSVANSSIMALPIVPNGISVSQRDYYPSPPSTETESSGSVIQPPIRRGLQSAAAAAAAADTAALSQQQQLQLLQLPIYQQHPHQHPHQHHHQQQSGDTSSSNNSQSEQIIENGCYPEYKH; this is encoded by the exons ATGTGGATAAACATCGCCAATTTAATCCTCATCATTGCTCAGCTGTGCGTTTTCGTCACATCTGCCGGGG AAGCAGATTACACACTAGATGATTCATTTTGGAACGAAGAAAGTCCTGTTG GAGAAGTGGAACGTTTACTTAAGGAGTACAGGCAAAACCAAGAGCTTGTCCGTCGCATTGGTGGTCACTACTACCAAATTATATATCCAGTGCAGCTGCGCCATCACGAGAAGATGGGCATATCCACGCGCGAAGTCAGTCTCCCAAAG CCGGGACAAAGACCTCGACCTCATGACGACAGCGGATTTAACAGGGGAAGAACAAAG AAACACTTCCATCGCACATCGCTGCTGATTAAAGCATTTAACCACAAATTCCGCTTGGACTTGGAGCTCAATTC ACAACTTCTTTCGCCAAACATACAGCAGAAACACTACCACGTGGGCGGTTATCTGGTGGATGGCAATCGACAT GATATCGAGCACTGCTACTACCACGGCACCGTGAAGGATTATCCCGGAGCCAGTGCAGCATTCCACACGTGCAACGGCGTCAGTGGCGTCATCCACATCGGCAACGAGACCTTCGTCATTCATCCGTTCTACGGTGGCGATCTGTCC AAACATCCACATGTCATCTTTGAGGCGCGCACAAAGGCGAACAAAGGGTGCGCCAACTCGGGCAATCTGGACTCGTGGCGTCTGTCGCGGCGCACAAAGCACTTGTCCGCCGGAGTTGCCGGCGTTGTGGAGGAGATCCTCCAGGCGGGCGTGGGTCGCAACAAGCGGGATGTGCGGGAGGCGACCAAGTACATTGAGACGGCCATCATCGTTGACAAGGCGATGTTCGATAAGCGCAATGGCAGCACTCGGGCGGAGGTCATTCACGATGCCATTCAGGTGGCCAACATAGCCGATCTG TACTTTCGCACGCTGAACACACGCGTCTCGGTTGTCTACATCGAGACGTGGGGCAAAAACCAGGCGGTCATCGATGGCAGCAAGGATATCAGCAAGGCGATATCCAACTTCAACGACTACACCTCCCGCAATCTCTTCCAAATCGAGCGAGACACCACGCAGCTGCTCAC cgGCGAAACATTTGCGGGCGGCGAGGCTGGCATGGCTGTGCCCGAAACTGTTTGCACGCCCCGTGCTGTGGGCATCAGCgtggatgtgaatgtgtaTGAGCCGCACCTTTTGGCCGGCACAATGGCCCACATGATTGGCCATAACATCGGCATGGGACACGACGACGGAC GCGAGGAGTGCTTTTGCCGTGACTGGCACGGTTGCATCATGGCCCAGTCGATTGTGGGCCAGGAGAATGTCCAGCCATACAAATTTTCCGAGTGCAGTAAAAAAGATTACATTGACGCATTGCGGACTGGCCACGGACTGTGTTTGCTCAACAAGCCAAATGAG ATTGAGTTACGTCGCAACTGCGGCAACAAGGTGGtcgaggaggacgaggagtgCGACTGTGGAACCTTCGAGGAGTGTGCTCTGGATCCGTGCTGTGATGGCATAACGTGCAAGTTGAAGTCCGAGGCCCAGTGTGCCAGTGGTGCCTGCTGTGACCAGTGTCGC TTGCGGCCAAAGGATTACATTTGCCGTGACTCCAACAACGAGTGCGATCTGCCCGAGTACTGCGATGGCGAGATTGGCCAATGTCCGTCGGATGTCTTCAAGAAGAACGGCTCTCCGTGCGGCCTCAGCAAGACTGGCATCTCAG GTTACTGCTTCCAAGGCTACTGCCCCACGCTGAGTCTGCAGTGCGAGGCCATTTGGGGCTATGGCGGCTCTGCTGCGGATCGTCAGTGCTACGAGCAGTTCAATTCCAAGGGCTCCATCAACGGGCATTGCGGTCGCGATGCCAACGAACACTACATTAAGTGCGAACCAGA GAACGTCCAGTGCGGAACCCTGCAGTGCAAGGATGGGGAACGGCAGCCAGTGAACGATGGCATCGATCAGCTGTACTCGAGAACCATCATTTCGATCAAGGGTCAGGAGTTCGAGTGCAA GGCGACCAGCGGGCAGGTGGGTTCCAATAGCTATCCGGAGCACGGCCTGGTCAAGGACGGTACTCCGTGCGGTGATAATCTCATTTGCCTCAACCAGACGTGCGTCAGTCTCTTCCCCCACGTGGACCAGACCAAGTGCCCAGCCAATTCGCAGGGTCTAGAGTGCTCCGAACACGGC GTCTGCACCAATACGAACCGCTGTTTCTGCGACATGGGATGGGGCGGCAACGACTGCAGCTCCGTCGTGCTGCTCACCACAGCACTGCCAACCGAAGCACTGCCCACGCCGGAGAACACCATCAAGATGGAGAAGAAAGAAACCCCATATG GCACCTCTGACCAAAATAGGATCAGCACATTAACCATGGTCATCATTTTAACAGTTATCGTCAAATGTGTCTTCATTAGTTTTGCAACACTGGCCGTTTGCTACAG GCGAAAGACCACCACACTGAAGTACGACCCGCCCTATTCGAAGAAACCAATTGCCAAGAGCTACGGCGGAGCGGCGACGGCGCCCAACCATCACTCCGTGGAAGAGGTCTCCTTGGACGGATCCAGCAAGTTAGTCTATGCCAATCAGACTGGCTTCAG GGACAAGGGAATCCATGGACGACGCTACACGACATGTGGCGAGGACGACCAGTCACATGCAG AGAAGGGTATATTAAAGAAGCACGGCTACGGTCTGGTGCACGGTGAGCAGCTAAAAGACAAATGGGGCGATGACAATCAGTCCGATAACCTCGAGCTTATAACCCAAGACGGCACCCTGGCGTCGACGAGCGGCGGTGCGGCTGCCTCCGAGGTGGAGCGCACATTGAAATCCCTCAATGGTTATCATGAGGACATCTTGGAGGCGCTGCGAAATGCGGCCACGCACCGGGGAACCGGAACCGGAAACACGCCCGTCGGCAGCGGCAGCCTGAGCGAGGAGATGCTGCGCAAGACGCTGCAGGATTGCAACAACTCGCAGCTGGGCTACTCGGCGGAGCAGTACAAGCGTAACATTGGCTCCAAGTCCAGTTCGCGGGAGAACATCTGCGACAATGCCGCCGTCCATGCGATCATCCTCGATGGCAGCGGCGGCGGACTCGGCGGCATGGGACTGGGCTCAAGCGTGGGAGCCGGCGGCGGCGGATCCACGTCCATGTCGGGTGGCATGCCTGGCCATGGCGGCACCATGCTCCATCACCATCGATCGCAGCATCAGCTGCATCAGCCGTCGACGGTGGCgctgcagccgcagcagctggATGACGATGATGCACCGTCGACGGGAccgctgcgtatacgcaatctGGAGGATCTGATCAGGCAGCTAGAGCACCACTCGTCCCGTCACATGAGTCCCAGCGGATCCGAGGATATACGAATGTCGGAAACAGAGGCCGATCGACACTATAGATTAGAAAGTTCCGCAGCTTGTAGTGAGTCATCTCAAGG CTCCAATCAGCAAATACCACAATCTCAGAAAACCGCTACAATTCATGCGTCTTACAGCAGAAGCTGTCGTCCCCGTTCCGATGAGGAGTCCCGATTCACATTCGGCGGCGGACGCTACCGACAGCCGGCATCATCTGGACGCCATGCGCCGCACCAGTCGCACTCACCCCACGCATTCGGACACCATACGCACCACTCCCATGCCCATGGACATGCCACGCACGGTCCACACTCGTCCCATCACTCATCGCACACCCATTTGCAGCAGGAGGACGAGGGCATCTACGAGACCGCTGACCACCACGAGCGCCAGGTGGTCGACGCTCGACTCGACTGCCACGAGACACCAGATAGCGAGAG TGATGACTTTATTCAAGCTCAACAACAGTTAGCCCGGTGGGCGAGTGAGGATGTGGTATCCGTCGTGGTATTGGACCAGCCGCCATCCGGTACAATGTCGGATTCCCAACCATACATCGACGTCGGACCCATTTCGGGGGCTAtagcgcagcagcagcagcagcagcatccgcatcagcagcatccaCATCAGCATCACGGCGATCATCATCAGTCCTCCGCAGCGGCAGCGgtatcgggatcgggatcgggagTGGCAGCGGCGACATCGGTGGCCAACAGTTCTATAATGGCTTTGCCAATCGTCCCAAATGGTATAAGTGTAAGTCAGAGGGACTACTATCCATCCCCGCCCtcaacggaaacggaaagCAGTGGAAGTGTTATCCAGCCGCCCATTCGTCGCGGTTTGCAatcggcggcagcagcagcagcggcggcagaCACGGCGGCACTaagtcagcagcagcaattgcagcTCCTTCAGCTGCCAATTTATCAACAGCATCCGCATCAGCATccgcatcagcatcatcatcagcagcaatCAGGCGataccagcagcagcaacaacagtcAGTCCGAACAAATCATCGAGAATGGCTGCTACCCGGAATATAAGCATTGA
- the LOC120455272 gene encoding uncharacterized protein LOC120455272 isoform X3, with translation MWINIANLILIIAQLCVFVTSAGEADYTLDDSFWNEESPVGEVERLLKEYRQNQELVRRIGGHYYQIIYPVQLRHHEKMGISTREVSLPKPGQRPRPHDDSGFNRGRTKKHFHRTSLLIKAFNHKFRLDLELNSQLLSPNIQQKHYHVGGYLVDGNRHDIEHCYYHGTVKDYPGASAAFHTCNGVSGVIHIGNETFVIHPFYGGDLSKHPHVIFEARTKANKGCANSGNLDSWRLSRRTKHLSAGVAGVVEEILQAGVGRNKRDVREATKYIETAIIVDKAMFDKRNGSTRAEVIHDAIQVANIADLYFRTLNTRVSVVYIETWGKNQAVIDGSKDISKAISNFNDYTSRNLFQIERDTTQLLTGETFAGGEAGMAVPETVCTPRAVGISVDVNVYEPHLLAGTMAHMIGHNIGMGHDDGREECFCRDWHGCIMAQSIVGQENVQPYKFSECSKKDYIDALRTGHGLCLLNKPNEIELRRNCGNKVVEEDEECDCGTFEECALDPCCDGITCKLKSEAQCASGACCDQCRLRPKDYICRDSNNECDLPEYCDGEIGQCPSDVFKKNGSPCGLSKTGISGYCFQGYCPTLSLQCEAIWGYGGSAADRQCYEQFNSKGSINGHCGRDANEHYIKCEPENVQCGTLQCKDGERQPVNDGIDQLYSRTIISIKGQEFECKATSGQVGSNSYPEHGLVKDGTPCGDNLICLNQTCVSLFPHVDQTKCPANSQGLECSEHGVCTNTNRCFCDMGWGGNDCSSVVLLTTALPTEALPTPENTIKMEKKETPYENYHGSNTVFLVGVLMSVVGFVFITFTLMALCYRRKTTTLKYDPPYSKKPIAKSYGGAATAPNHHSVEEVSLDGSSKLVYANQTGFRDKGIHGRRYTTCGEDDQSHAEKGILKKHGYGLVHGEQLKDKWGDDNQSDNLELITQDGTLASTSGGAAASEVERTLKSLNGYHEDILEALRNAATHRGTGTGNTPVGSGSLSEEMLRKTLQDCNNSQLGYSAEQYKRNIGSKSSSRENICDNAAVHAIILDGSGGGLGGMGLGSSVGAGGGGSTSMSGGMPGHGGTMLHHHRSQHQLHQPSTVALQPQQLDDDDAPSTGPLRIRNLEDLIRQLEHHSSRHMSPSGSEDIRMSETEADRHYRLESSAACSESSQGSNQQIPQSQKTATIHASYSRSCRPRSDEESRFTFGGGRYRQPASSGRHAPHQSHSPHAFGHHTHHSHAHGHATHGPHSSHHSSHTHLQQEDEGIYETADHHERQVVDARLDCHETPDSESDDFIQAQQQLARWASEDVVSVVVLDQPPSGTMSDSQPYIDVGPISGAIAQQQQQQHPHQQHPHQHHGDHHQSSAAAAVSGSGSGVAAATSVANSSIMALPIVPNGISVSQRDYYPSPPSTETESSGSVIQPPIRRGLQSAAAAAAAADTAALSQQQQLQLLQLPIYQQHPHQHPHQHHHQQQSGDTSSSNNSQSEQIIENGCYPEYKH, from the exons ATGTGGATAAACATCGCCAATTTAATCCTCATCATTGCTCAGCTGTGCGTTTTCGTCACATCTGCCGGGG AAGCAGATTACACACTAGATGATTCATTTTGGAACGAAGAAAGTCCTGTTG GAGAAGTGGAACGTTTACTTAAGGAGTACAGGCAAAACCAAGAGCTTGTCCGTCGCATTGGTGGTCACTACTACCAAATTATATATCCAGTGCAGCTGCGCCATCACGAGAAGATGGGCATATCCACGCGCGAAGTCAGTCTCCCAAAG CCGGGACAAAGACCTCGACCTCATGACGACAGCGGATTTAACAGGGGAAGAACAAAG AAACACTTCCATCGCACATCGCTGCTGATTAAAGCATTTAACCACAAATTCCGCTTGGACTTGGAGCTCAATTC ACAACTTCTTTCGCCAAACATACAGCAGAAACACTACCACGTGGGCGGTTATCTGGTGGATGGCAATCGACAT GATATCGAGCACTGCTACTACCACGGCACCGTGAAGGATTATCCCGGAGCCAGTGCAGCATTCCACACGTGCAACGGCGTCAGTGGCGTCATCCACATCGGCAACGAGACCTTCGTCATTCATCCGTTCTACGGTGGCGATCTGTCC AAACATCCACATGTCATCTTTGAGGCGCGCACAAAGGCGAACAAAGGGTGCGCCAACTCGGGCAATCTGGACTCGTGGCGTCTGTCGCGGCGCACAAAGCACTTGTCCGCCGGAGTTGCCGGCGTTGTGGAGGAGATCCTCCAGGCGGGCGTGGGTCGCAACAAGCGGGATGTGCGGGAGGCGACCAAGTACATTGAGACGGCCATCATCGTTGACAAGGCGATGTTCGATAAGCGCAATGGCAGCACTCGGGCGGAGGTCATTCACGATGCCATTCAGGTGGCCAACATAGCCGATCTG TACTTTCGCACGCTGAACACACGCGTCTCGGTTGTCTACATCGAGACGTGGGGCAAAAACCAGGCGGTCATCGATGGCAGCAAGGATATCAGCAAGGCGATATCCAACTTCAACGACTACACCTCCCGCAATCTCTTCCAAATCGAGCGAGACACCACGCAGCTGCTCAC cgGCGAAACATTTGCGGGCGGCGAGGCTGGCATGGCTGTGCCCGAAACTGTTTGCACGCCCCGTGCTGTGGGCATCAGCgtggatgtgaatgtgtaTGAGCCGCACCTTTTGGCCGGCACAATGGCCCACATGATTGGCCATAACATCGGCATGGGACACGACGACGGAC GCGAGGAGTGCTTTTGCCGTGACTGGCACGGTTGCATCATGGCCCAGTCGATTGTGGGCCAGGAGAATGTCCAGCCATACAAATTTTCCGAGTGCAGTAAAAAAGATTACATTGACGCATTGCGGACTGGCCACGGACTGTGTTTGCTCAACAAGCCAAATGAG ATTGAGTTACGTCGCAACTGCGGCAACAAGGTGGtcgaggaggacgaggagtgCGACTGTGGAACCTTCGAGGAGTGTGCTCTGGATCCGTGCTGTGATGGCATAACGTGCAAGTTGAAGTCCGAGGCCCAGTGTGCCAGTGGTGCCTGCTGTGACCAGTGTCGC TTGCGGCCAAAGGATTACATTTGCCGTGACTCCAACAACGAGTGCGATCTGCCCGAGTACTGCGATGGCGAGATTGGCCAATGTCCGTCGGATGTCTTCAAGAAGAACGGCTCTCCGTGCGGCCTCAGCAAGACTGGCATCTCAG GTTACTGCTTCCAAGGCTACTGCCCCACGCTGAGTCTGCAGTGCGAGGCCATTTGGGGCTATGGCGGCTCTGCTGCGGATCGTCAGTGCTACGAGCAGTTCAATTCCAAGGGCTCCATCAACGGGCATTGCGGTCGCGATGCCAACGAACACTACATTAAGTGCGAACCAGA GAACGTCCAGTGCGGAACCCTGCAGTGCAAGGATGGGGAACGGCAGCCAGTGAACGATGGCATCGATCAGCTGTACTCGAGAACCATCATTTCGATCAAGGGTCAGGAGTTCGAGTGCAA GGCGACCAGCGGGCAGGTGGGTTCCAATAGCTATCCGGAGCACGGCCTGGTCAAGGACGGTACTCCGTGCGGTGATAATCTCATTTGCCTCAACCAGACGTGCGTCAGTCTCTTCCCCCACGTGGACCAGACCAAGTGCCCAGCCAATTCGCAGGGTCTAGAGTGCTCCGAACACGGC GTCTGCACCAATACGAACCGCTGTTTCTGCGACATGGGATGGGGCGGCAACGACTGCAGCTCCGTCGTGCTGCTCACCACAGCACTGCCAACCGAAGCACTGCCCACGCCGGAGAACACCATCAAGATGGAGAAGAAAGAAACCCCATATG AGAACTACCACGGCTCAAATACAGTGTTCCTAGTCGGTGTTCTAATGTCAGTTGTAGGGTTCGTTTTTATAACATTCACCTTGATGGCATTGTGCTACAG GCGAAAGACCACCACACTGAAGTACGACCCGCCCTATTCGAAGAAACCAATTGCCAAGAGCTACGGCGGAGCGGCGACGGCGCCCAACCATCACTCCGTGGAAGAGGTCTCCTTGGACGGATCCAGCAAGTTAGTCTATGCCAATCAGACTGGCTTCAG GGACAAGGGAATCCATGGACGACGCTACACGACATGTGGCGAGGACGACCAGTCACATGCAG AGAAGGGTATATTAAAGAAGCACGGCTACGGTCTGGTGCACGGTGAGCAGCTAAAAGACAAATGGGGCGATGACAATCAGTCCGATAACCTCGAGCTTATAACCCAAGACGGCACCCTGGCGTCGACGAGCGGCGGTGCGGCTGCCTCCGAGGTGGAGCGCACATTGAAATCCCTCAATGGTTATCATGAGGACATCTTGGAGGCGCTGCGAAATGCGGCCACGCACCGGGGAACCGGAACCGGAAACACGCCCGTCGGCAGCGGCAGCCTGAGCGAGGAGATGCTGCGCAAGACGCTGCAGGATTGCAACAACTCGCAGCTGGGCTACTCGGCGGAGCAGTACAAGCGTAACATTGGCTCCAAGTCCAGTTCGCGGGAGAACATCTGCGACAATGCCGCCGTCCATGCGATCATCCTCGATGGCAGCGGCGGCGGACTCGGCGGCATGGGACTGGGCTCAAGCGTGGGAGCCGGCGGCGGCGGATCCACGTCCATGTCGGGTGGCATGCCTGGCCATGGCGGCACCATGCTCCATCACCATCGATCGCAGCATCAGCTGCATCAGCCGTCGACGGTGGCgctgcagccgcagcagctggATGACGATGATGCACCGTCGACGGGAccgctgcgtatacgcaatctGGAGGATCTGATCAGGCAGCTAGAGCACCACTCGTCCCGTCACATGAGTCCCAGCGGATCCGAGGATATACGAATGTCGGAAACAGAGGCCGATCGACACTATAGATTAGAAAGTTCCGCAGCTTGTAGTGAGTCATCTCAAGG CTCCAATCAGCAAATACCACAATCTCAGAAAACCGCTACAATTCATGCGTCTTACAGCAGAAGCTGTCGTCCCCGTTCCGATGAGGAGTCCCGATTCACATTCGGCGGCGGACGCTACCGACAGCCGGCATCATCTGGACGCCATGCGCCGCACCAGTCGCACTCACCCCACGCATTCGGACACCATACGCACCACTCCCATGCCCATGGACATGCCACGCACGGTCCACACTCGTCCCATCACTCATCGCACACCCATTTGCAGCAGGAGGACGAGGGCATCTACGAGACCGCTGACCACCACGAGCGCCAGGTGGTCGACGCTCGACTCGACTGCCACGAGACACCAGATAGCGAGAG TGATGACTTTATTCAAGCTCAACAACAGTTAGCCCGGTGGGCGAGTGAGGATGTGGTATCCGTCGTGGTATTGGACCAGCCGCCATCCGGTACAATGTCGGATTCCCAACCATACATCGACGTCGGACCCATTTCGGGGGCTAtagcgcagcagcagcagcagcagcatccgcatcagcagcatccaCATCAGCATCACGGCGATCATCATCAGTCCTCCGCAGCGGCAGCGgtatcgggatcgggatcgggagTGGCAGCGGCGACATCGGTGGCCAACAGTTCTATAATGGCTTTGCCAATCGTCCCAAATGGTATAAGTGTAAGTCAGAGGGACTACTATCCATCCCCGCCCtcaacggaaacggaaagCAGTGGAAGTGTTATCCAGCCGCCCATTCGTCGCGGTTTGCAatcggcggcagcagcagcagcggcggcagaCACGGCGGCACTaagtcagcagcagcaattgcagcTCCTTCAGCTGCCAATTTATCAACAGCATCCGCATCAGCATccgcatcagcatcatcatcagcagcaatCAGGCGataccagcagcagcaacaacagtcAGTCCGAACAAATCATCGAGAATGGCTGCTACCCGGAATATAAGCATTGA